The Methanosphaera sp. BMS genome contains a region encoding:
- a CDS encoding 30S ribosomal protein S4e — MANMGSRKHLKRFKAPKMWPIHVKEETWTTKPSAGPHALDKSIPLVMVLRDILGVANNAREAKIILNNGEVLVDGTARKDHRFPVGFMDVISIPKINKYYRILPDYKGRLVLHEIDEKDADFKLVSIENKTTIKGGKTQLNLHDGRNVVTEDEYKTSDVLLLSIPEQNINDSIKFEEGALALITGGNHIGELGTIKEITITKSSKSNTVLMETDEGSFLTLARYVFVIGQDKPVISLLGDD, encoded by the coding sequence ATGGCAAATATGGGATCAAGAAAACACTTAAAAAGATTTAAAGCACCTAAAATGTGGCCTATTCATGTAAAAGAAGAAACATGGACAACTAAACCTAGTGCAGGTCCACACGCACTTGATAAATCTATACCATTAGTAATGGTTTTAAGAGATATCTTAGGTGTAGCAAACAATGCTCGTGAAGCAAAAATAATCTTAAACAATGGTGAAGTATTAGTAGATGGTACAGCAAGAAAAGACCACAGATTCCCAGTAGGATTTATGGATGTTATTTCAATTCCTAAAATCAACAAATACTACAGAATCTTACCTGACTATAAAGGTAGATTAGTACTTCATGAAATTGATGAAAAAGATGCTGACTTCAAATTAGTAAGTATTGAAAACAAAACCACAATCAAAGGTGGAAAAACTCAATTAAACTTACATGACGGTAGAAATGTTGTTACAGAAGATGAATATAAAACAAGTGACGTTTTATTATTAAGCATCCCTGAACAGAACATCAATGATTCAATCAAATTTGAAGAAGGAGCATTAGCTTTAATTACTGGTGGTAACCACATAGGTGAATTAGGTACAATCAAAGAAATTACCATCACAAAATCATCAAAATCAAACACTGTATTAATGGAAACTGATGAAGGTTCATTCTTAACCTTAGCAAGATACGTATTTGTTATAGGTCAGGATAAACCTGTAATATCATTATTAGGAGATGACTAA
- the rplX gene encoding 50S ribosomal protein L24: protein MSKQPRKQRKALYTAPLHKRHDLMSVHLSESLRDQFNKRSFPVRKGDEVLIVRGDFKGTEGKVEKVDLKNYRVMVDGASSQKQDGTKLYQPIHPSNLVITELYLDDERRNNALNRKA, encoded by the coding sequence ATGTCAAAACAACCAAGAAAACAACGTAAAGCTTTATATACAGCACCATTACACAAACGTCATGACTTGATGAGTGTACATCTTTCCGAAAGTCTAAGAGACCAGTTCAATAAAAGATCATTCCCTGTAAGAAAAGGAGATGAAGTTTTAATTGTACGTGGTGACTTCAAAGGAACAGAAGGTAAAGTAGAAAAAGTAGATCTCAAAAACTACCGTGTAATGGTAGATGGTGCATCAAGCCAGAAACAAGATGGAACAAAATTATACCAACCAATTCACCCATCAAATTTAGTAATTACTGAACTTTACTTAGATGATGAAAGAAGGAATAATGCATTAAATAGGAAGGCATAA
- the rpl14p gene encoding 50S ribosomal protein L14 → MKAITSKVSKSLPIGARLKCIDNTGAREVEIISVKGFKGVRRRLATAGVGDMVVISVKKGTADMRREVTTAVVVRQKKEYRRANGLRVKFEDNAAVIITEDGVLKGSEIRGPIAKEAADIWPAIGSAASIIV, encoded by the coding sequence ATGAAAGCAATTACATCAAAAGTCTCCAAGTCCCTTCCAATCGGTGCTAGATTAAAATGTATTGATAACACCGGAGCACGAGAAGTTGAAATTATTTCAGTAAAAGGATTTAAAGGAGTAAGAAGAAGACTTGCTACAGCTGGTGTAGGTGACATGGTAGTAATTTCCGTTAAAAAAGGAACTGCTGACATGAGAAGAGAAGTAACAACCGCTGTTGTTGTACGCCAGAAAAAAGAATACAGAAGAGCAAACGGTCTGAGAGTTAAATTTGAAGATAATGCTGCTGTAATCATTACCGAAGATGGAGTATTAAAAGGTTCAGAAATCAGAGGACCTATAGCTAAAGAAGCTGCTGATATCTGGCCTGCAATTGGTAGTGCTGCAAGTATAATTGTATAA
- a CDS encoding 30S ribosomal protein S17, giving the protein MVGINVKEPENECHDPNCPFHGELPVRGQVIEGIVTSDKADRTITVERSFYKFIKKFERYEKRNSKIQAHKPDCLDVKVGDSVKIAECRQLSKTKHFVLVEVKGE; this is encoded by the coding sequence ATGGTAGGCATTAATGTTAAAGAACCAGAAAATGAATGTCATGATCCTAACTGTCCATTTCATGGGGAACTCCCTGTAAGAGGCCAAGTTATAGAAGGCATAGTTACAAGTGATAAGGCAGATAGGACTATTACTGTAGAAAGAAGTTTCTATAAATTTATTAAGAAATTTGAAAGATATGAAAAAAGAAATTCTAAAATACAAGCACATAAACCAGATTGTCTTGATGTGAAAGTTGGAGATTCTGTTAAAATTGCAGAATGCAGACAACTAAGTAAAACTAAACATTTTGTGCTAGTAGAAGTTAAAGGAGAATAA
- the rnp1 gene encoding ribonuclease P protein component 1, translating into MITPQNVFRHELIGLTVEITDSSHKPFVGMKGTVIDETRNTITVETNDTEKMIPKDNVIFLFTLPDGSQVSIDGKVIVARPEDRIKKKFKKIR; encoded by the coding sequence ATGATAACTCCACAAAATGTATTCCGACATGAACTTATAGGACTTACTGTTGAAATAACTGACAGTAGTCATAAGCCATTTGTGGGAATGAAAGGAACTGTAATTGATGAAACTCGTAACACCATTACAGTAGAAACAAATGATACTGAAAAGATGATACCTAAGGATAATGTCATATTCTTGTTTACATTACCTGACGGTTCACAAGTATCGATAGATGGGAAAGTTATTGTAGCCCGACCTGAAGACCGGATAAAGAAGAAATTTAAAAAAATTAGGTGA
- the yciH gene encoding stress response translation initiation inhibitor YciH → MKICEICGLPEDLCVCEEIAREVQKVKVYTVRRRFGKLMTIVEGIDEHDIDVRELTKTLKSKCACGGTSKKGQIELQGDHKRKVKEVLAGMGFSSDTIEIK, encoded by the coding sequence ATGAAAATCTGTGAAATATGCGGTCTTCCAGAAGATCTATGTGTATGCGAGGAAATTGCACGTGAAGTACAAAAGGTAAAAGTTTACACTGTACGTCGTAGATTCGGTAAGTTAATGACTATCGTTGAAGGTATCGATGAACATGATATAGATGTACGTGAATTAACCAAAACCTTAAAGTCAAAATGTGCATGCGGAGGTACTTCCAAAAAAGGTCAAATTGAACTGCAAGGTGACCACAAACGTAAAGTAAAAGAAGTACTTGCTGGTATGGGTTTTTCCTCAGATACTATAGAGATAAAATAG
- the rpmC gene encoding 50S ribosomal protein L29 produces the protein MVILRSKELRNLSPTDLEAKLNELHAEYNTLISKGSVSGVDNPGKIRETRRTIARVLTIINENKQQGE, from the coding sequence ATGGTTATTTTAAGAAGCAAAGAACTAAGGAACTTAAGCCCTACAGATTTAGAAGCTAAATTAAATGAGTTACATGCTGAATATAACACATTAATTAGTAAAGGATCTGTATCAGGTGTAGATAATCCTGGTAAAATCAGAGAAACTAGAAGAACTATTGCCCGTGTTCTTACTATAATTAATGAAAACAAACAACAGGGAGAATAA
- a CDS encoding 50S ribosomal protein L22, translating to MAKKNTYSYQAKEDEKIAKASSHGLKISPKHSVEICRTIRNMYLEDAKAYLEDVIAKKAVVPFKRHNKKVGHRSDLKGWPSGRYPVKAAAAILKVIENAEANAENQELDVENLKLIHVSANRGFIIRGWTPRAFGRASPSNTPTTHIQVVLGEA from the coding sequence ATGGCAAAGAAAAATACTTATTCATACCAAGCAAAAGAAGATGAAAAAATTGCTAAAGCATCAAGTCATGGTCTTAAAATTTCTCCTAAACATTCAGTGGAAATATGTAGAACTATTCGTAATATGTATTTAGAAGATGCAAAAGCATACTTAGAAGATGTTATTGCTAAAAAAGCAGTGGTACCTTTCAAAAGACACAACAAAAAAGTTGGTCACAGAAGTGATTTAAAAGGATGGCCTTCTGGTAGATACCCTGTTAAAGCAGCAGCTGCAATTTTAAAAGTTATAGAAAACGCAGAAGCAAATGCAGAAAATCAAGAATTAGATGTAGAAAACCTTAAATTAATTCATGTATCTGCTAACAGAGGGTTTATTATAAGAGGTTGGACTCCAAGAGCATTTGGAAGAGCAAGCCCATCAAATACACCTACAACACATATACAAGTCGTATTGGGGGAGGCTTAA
- a CDS encoding 30S ribosomal protein S19, with protein sequence MARKIFKFRGYTLEELQEMSLDEVIELLPSRQRRSLKRGFLPEQEKVLNRIEKVKNIENKSGKPIVIKTHCRDMIVLPNMVGLTFGIYNGQDFVEVTIQPEMIGCYFGEFAQTRSRVQHGDPGMGATRSSMFVPLK encoded by the coding sequence TTGGCTCGTAAAATATTTAAATTTAGAGGATATACACTTGAAGAGCTTCAAGAAATGTCCCTTGATGAAGTAATTGAATTATTACCATCAAGACAAAGAAGATCTCTCAAGAGAGGATTCTTACCTGAACAAGAAAAAGTTCTAAACAGAATCGAAAAAGTTAAGAATATCGAAAATAAAAGTGGAAAACCAATAGTTATCAAAACACATTGTCGTGATATGATTGTACTTCCTAATATGGTAGGTTTAACATTTGGAATTTATAATGGTCAAGATTTCGTAGAAGTAACAATACAACCGGAAATGATTGGATGCTACTTCGGTGAATTCGCACAAACCAGATCAAGAGTACAACACGGAGACCCAGGTATGGGTGCTACAAGATCATCAATGTTTGTTCCACTTAAATAA
- a CDS encoding 50S ribosomal protein L2 produces MGKRLIIQRRGRGTPTYRSSSHRFRGKVSYRSYDAYEKDGSIKGLVTDIIHDPGRSAPVAVVKFENGEEKLVLAPESIAIDDEIEYGVSAPVQPGNTLPLSEIPEGTPVYNIENNPGDGGKFVRSSGTYASLITHDVGKAMIELPSGELKAFNPNSRATVGVVAGGGRKDKPFLKAGNRYHALKAKGKKMMTVRGVAMNAVDHPHGGGNRQHPGRPTTISRHAPAGRKVGSIAAKRTGRRR; encoded by the coding sequence ATGGGAAAAAGATTGATTATACAAAGAAGAGGTCGAGGAACTCCAACATACCGTAGTTCATCTCACAGATTCCGAGGGAAAGTATCATACAGATCATATGATGCTTATGAAAAAGACGGTAGTATCAAAGGATTAGTAACTGATATTATCCATGATCCTGGAAGATCAGCACCTGTTGCAGTAGTAAAATTCGAAAATGGTGAAGAAAAATTAGTTCTAGCACCAGAAAGTATAGCAATAGATGATGAAATAGAATACGGTGTATCCGCACCAGTTCAACCAGGAAACACATTACCATTAAGTGAAATTCCTGAAGGAACTCCAGTTTATAACATAGAAAATAACCCTGGAGACGGAGGAAAATTCGTTAGATCATCAGGTACATATGCTTCATTAATTACCCACGATGTAGGTAAAGCAATGATTGAATTACCATCTGGTGAATTAAAAGCATTCAACCCTAACAGTAGAGCAACAGTCGGTGTAGTTGCTGGTGGAGGAAGAAAAGATAAACCATTCCTTAAAGCTGGTAACAGATATCACGCACTCAAAGCAAAAGGTAAGAAGATGATGACTGTTAGAGGTGTAGCGATGAACGCAGTAGACCACCCACACGGTGGAGGTAACAGACAACACCCAGGAAGACCAACAACAATTTCAAGACATGCACCTGCAGGAAGAAAAGTTGGTTCTATAGCAGCTAAACGTACTGGTAGAAGACGATAA
- a CDS encoding 50S ribosomal protein L23, giving the protein MDPYSVIIKPQLSEKTMNDIYDNNRIAFVVHRSANKRVIKQAFQELYEVEVLKINTHITPRGEKVASIQLKDSDAAEDIAVRMGVF; this is encoded by the coding sequence ATGGATCCATATTCAGTAATAATAAAACCACAATTATCAGAAAAAACCATGAATGACATATATGACAATAATAGAATAGCATTTGTGGTTCACCGATCTGCTAATAAAAGAGTTATAAAACAAGCTTTTCAAGAACTATACGAAGTAGAAGTTCTTAAAATAAATACTCATATTACTCCTAGAGGAGAAAAAGTTGCATCAATTCAATTAAAAGATTCAGATGCCGCTGAGGATATTGCAGTTAGAATGGGAGTATTCTAA
- the rpl4p gene encoding 50S ribosomal protein L4 yields MAKVNVYSIKGEVTGEIELPQIFEEVYRPDVIKRAVISMQTARIQPWGSDPMAGKRTTAESFGSGRGAAMVPRVKGSKHPAGSKAAFVPQAIGGRKAHPPRVNTIYHEKINRKERILAIRSAIAATANKELVEKRGHQISNLEQIPFVIDDELETVKTTKETREIFKDLGIMDDILRAKKGRKIKSGKGKLRGRKYRTPSGPLVVVGNDRGISLGARNHAGVDVVEVNNVNAELLAPGTHAGRLTIYTKSAIEKLGDLFQQNRS; encoded by the coding sequence ATGGCAAAAGTTAACGTTTATTCAATTAAAGGCGAAGTAACTGGCGAAATTGAGCTCCCACAAATATTTGAAGAAGTATACAGGCCAGATGTAATTAAAAGAGCAGTAATCTCTATGCAGACTGCTAGAATTCAACCATGGGGTTCAGACCCAATGGCCGGTAAAAGAACTACTGCAGAATCATTTGGTTCAGGTAGAGGAGCAGCAATGGTACCTCGTGTAAAAGGTTCAAAACATCCAGCAGGATCAAAAGCAGCATTCGTACCTCAAGCAATTGGAGGTAGAAAAGCTCACCCACCACGAGTAAATACAATTTACCATGAAAAAATAAACAGAAAAGAAAGAATCTTAGCAATTAGATCTGCAATAGCTGCTACAGCTAATAAAGAATTAGTTGAAAAAAGAGGACATCAAATTTCTAATTTAGAACAAATACCATTCGTTATTGATGATGAATTAGAAACTGTTAAAACAACTAAAGAAACCAGAGAAATCTTCAAAGACTTAGGTATTATGGATGATATCCTAAGAGCTAAAAAAGGAAGAAAAATCAAATCTGGTAAAGGAAAACTTAGAGGAAGAAAATACAGAACACCTAGTGGTCCTTTAGTAGTTGTAGGTAATGACCGTGGAATAAGCTTAGGAGCAAGAAATCATGCAGGAGTCGATGTTGTAGAAGTAAACAATGTTAACGCTGAGTTACTTGCACCAGGAACACACGCAGGAAGATTAACTATTTATACCAAATCTGCAATTGAAAAACTTGGAGATTTATTCCAACAAAATAGGAGTTAG
- the rpl3p gene encoding 50S ribosomal protein L3: MTRHHQPRKGSVAFSPRKRVARETPRVSTWPEVEETGILGFAGYKVGMTHVTALDSRKGSPTENMELAVPVTILEAPPLVVLGIRAYTKTTYGLKTLTDVLANDNLDDELSRKISIPKFEDIEPKLENLRNRIDEIDEIRVLVHTKPKLTSVPKKKPEVLEFGVGGKSVEDKLEYAISVLGQEITPKDVFEEGEFTDAIATTKGKGVQGPVKRFGVRIQYGKAARSGIERHVGSIGPWTPNRTMWTVAMAGQMGYHKRTEYNKKLLKLGDASEVDLVNPDGGFVKYGFIKNNYIMVKGSLPGPSKRLVVLRKGVRNASKDPTAPEISYISTASKQGV; the protein is encoded by the coding sequence ATGACTAGACATCACCAACCAAGAAAAGGATCGGTTGCATTCAGTCCTCGTAAAAGAGTGGCTAGAGAAACACCTCGTGTTAGTACCTGGCCTGAAGTAGAGGAAACTGGAATACTCGGATTCGCAGGATACAAGGTGGGTATGACCCACGTGACGGCTCTGGATTCTAGAAAAGGTTCTCCAACAGAAAACATGGAACTTGCAGTTCCAGTTACAATATTAGAGGCACCACCTTTAGTAGTGTTGGGAATTAGAGCTTACACAAAAACAACATATGGATTAAAAACATTAACCGATGTACTTGCAAATGATAATTTAGATGATGAATTATCAAGAAAAATATCAATTCCTAAATTTGAGGACATAGAACCTAAATTAGAAAATTTAAGAAACAGAATTGATGAAATTGATGAAATTCGAGTTCTAGTTCACACTAAACCAAAACTTACCAGTGTGCCTAAGAAAAAACCAGAAGTACTTGAATTCGGAGTAGGTGGAAAATCTGTAGAAGATAAACTCGAATATGCAATAAGTGTTCTCGGTCAAGAAATTACACCTAAAGATGTATTTGAAGAAGGAGAATTCACTGATGCAATAGCAACCACCAAAGGTAAAGGAGTTCAAGGACCTGTTAAAAGATTCGGTGTTAGAATTCAATATGGTAAAGCAGCACGTAGTGGTATAGAAAGACACGTCGGTTCAATCGGACCATGGACACCTAACCGAACTATGTGGACAGTCGCAATGGCTGGTCAAATGGGTTACCATAAAAGAACAGAATATAATAAAAAACTCCTAAAATTAGGAGATGCATCTGAGGTTGACTTAGTAAACCCAGATGGTGGATTTGTAAAATATGGTTTCATAAAAAACAATTACATAATGGTTAAAGGTTCATTACCAGGACCATCAAAAAGATTAGTTGTTTTAAGAAAAGGAGTTAGAAACGCAAGTAAAGACCCTACAGCTCCGGAAATATCTTACATAAGCACAGCTTCAAAACAGGGAGTCTAG
- a CDS encoding putative RNA uridine N3 methyltransferase, with translation MEKLSIFVPNSFLAESKDSKVRTYKVGLIGRYAALFRADNIVIYNDNSDGGSREDALYMKTILEYMNTPQYLRKQVFPISNQLKNVGILPPLRTPHHPSSEDVKIGDYRQGLTTKRVRKGTMVDIGVGRLALCKEKLSVNKVLSFRIEKFGKEILIEPDKPENVYWGYETITSDSNLSESITMMKQKPDLVIGTSKYAPTINSILPEVQSSINQAQHVAILFGGPYSGINTMINERKLDFVLNTICSQGTETVRTEEAVASTLSIINALRNM, from the coding sequence ATGGAGAAATTATCAATATTTGTGCCAAACAGTTTTTTGGCAGAATCAAAAGATTCAAAAGTTAGAACGTATAAAGTTGGATTAATCGGAAGATATGCTGCTTTATTTAGAGCAGACAATATTGTTATTTACAATGATAATTCAGATGGTGGCTCAAGAGAGGATGCTTTGTATATGAAGACCATTCTTGAGTATATGAATACGCCGCAATACTTGCGAAAGCAGGTGTTCCCGATTTCAAACCAGCTGAAGAATGTAGGAATACTTCCACCGCTTAGGACACCACATCATCCATCGTCTGAGGATGTCAAGATTGGCGACTACAGACAGGGATTGACAACAAAACGTGTTCGTAAGGGCACTATGGTCGATATTGGTGTCGGCCGTCTTGCATTATGTAAAGAAAAGCTAAGCGTGAATAAAGTACTGAGTTTTCGTATAGAGAAATTTGGTAAAGAAATATTAATTGAACCTGATAAACCGGAAAATGTTTATTGGGGATATGAGACAATAACTAGTGACAGTAACCTCTCTGAAAGCATAACCATGATGAAACAAAAACCTGACTTGGTTATTGGAACATCAAAATATGCTCCTACTATTAACTCTATTTTACCAGAGGTTCAATCCAGTATCAATCAAGCTCAACATGTTGCTATTTTATTTGGTGGCCCATATTCTGGAATTAACACCATGATAAATGAACGTAAGTTAGATTTTGTGCTTAATACTATTTGTAGTCAGGGTACTGAAACTGTAAGGACTGAAGAGGCAGTAGCTAGTACTTTATCAATTATAAATGCTTTAAGAAACATGTAG
- a CDS encoding hydrogenase iron-sulfur subunit yields the protein MDESNKEIKIIGFCCNWCCYGGADNAGTGRMSYPPNIRIIRVMCSGRINSDMIFKAFHDGADGVFVGGCHIGDCHYDAGNYKWRRRARMIRFILDEMNIDQRRFKYEWVSASEGSKFQRLMNEFYEELSELE from the coding sequence ATGGATGAATCAAACAAGGAAATTAAAATTATAGGCTTTTGCTGCAATTGGTGTTGTTATGGTGGAGCGGATAATGCAGGTACAGGACGTATGAGTTATCCTCCAAATATAAGAATCATCAGGGTAATGTGTTCAGGTAGGATAAATTCCGACATGATTTTCAAGGCATTTCATGATGGTGCCGATGGAGTCTTTGTAGGCGGATGTCATATCGGTGATTGTCATTATGATGCGGGTAATTATAAATGGCGTAGACGTGCACGTATGATAAGGTTTATTCTTGATGAAATGAATATTGATCAAAGAAGATTTAAATATGAATGGGTTTCAGCTTCGGAAGGTTCAAAGTTCCAGAGATTAATGAATGAATTTTATGAAGAACTATCCGAGTTGGAATGA
- a CDS encoding Coenzyme F420 hydrogenase/dehydrogenase, beta subunit C-terminal domain yields MKYLQIKSTNEDILENCENGGAVTSLLLSLLEEDMVDGILNVKKNDSVYDGMPSYITTKDELLETSGSLHCAPIMTADIIAKFLKDQTIAVTTKPCDAMAIDEILKRHGLNRDNLYMIGLNCGGTVSPLVAEKMVELFYDVNPDDVVSEEINKGMFIIELANGEEKSVKIDDLELEGYGRRKNCQRCELKIPRKADVACGNWGSSKGYTFVEINTPRGEELIQNAIDKGYIEVKEPSEKQITIRGKVENVMKKMAKKAQKKQLETEYPTPEEFNKILTRCIKCYRCRDVCPVCNCRVCSLERDFFEEKPTDKPDPLLMHGLRMGHMAFSCINCGQCEDVCPMEIPLAKLYQKVQLKYKEDTGYIAGVSPDKAPMYSKLKEEIIE; encoded by the coding sequence ATGAAATATTTACAAATCAAATCAACAAATGAGGATATTTTAGAAAACTGTGAAAATGGTGGAGCAGTAACTTCACTACTGCTAAGTCTACTGGAAGAGGATATGGTGGATGGAATATTAAATGTCAAGAAAAATGATAGCGTCTATGACGGAATGCCAAGTTACATCACCACCAAGGATGAACTGCTGGAAACATCAGGTTCACTTCACTGTGCACCGATAATGACTGCGGATATCATTGCCAAGTTTCTCAAAGATCAGACAATTGCGGTCACAACAAAACCATGTGATGCAATGGCAATAGATGAAATACTTAAAAGACATGGACTCAACAGGGATAACCTCTACATGATAGGATTAAACTGTGGAGGAACCGTAAGTCCACTGGTAGCTGAGAAGATGGTTGAACTGTTCTATGATGTTAATCCGGATGATGTCGTTTCAGAGGAAATCAATAAGGGTATGTTTATCATAGAATTGGCAAACGGTGAAGAAAAAAGTGTGAAAATAGACGACCTTGAACTTGAAGGATACGGAAGACGAAAAAATTGTCAAAGGTGTGAACTTAAAATACCACGAAAAGCGGATGTTGCCTGTGGAAACTGGGGTTCAAGCAAGGGATATACATTCGTTGAAATCAACACTCCACGGGGTGAAGAACTTATACAAAATGCAATAGACAAGGGATATATTGAAGTTAAGGAGCCATCCGAAAAACAGATAACAATACGTGGCAAAGTGGAAAACGTAATGAAGAAGATGGCTAAAAAGGCACAGAAAAAACAACTTGAAACAGAATATCCTACTCCCGAGGAGTTTAACAAAATTCTTACCCGATGTATTAAATGTTACAGATGTCGTGACGTATGTCCTGTATGTAACTGCAGGGTATGTTCCTTAGAAAGAGACTTCTTTGAAGAAAAACCGACTGATAAGCCTGATCCGTTATTGATGCATGGATTAAGAATGGGACATATGGCATTTAGCTGCATTAACTGTGGTCAATGTGAAGATGTATGTCCTATGGAGATACCATTAGCCAAGCTATACCAGAAGGTTCAGTTAAAGTATAAAGAGGATACGGGCTATATTGCTGGAGTCAGTCCGGATAAGGCACCTATGTACAGTAAATTGAAAGAGGAAATAATTGAATAA